One genomic region from Panthera tigris isolate Pti1 chromosome D1, P.tigris_Pti1_mat1.1, whole genome shotgun sequence encodes:
- the LOC102948865 gene encoding olfactory receptor 9I1-like, whose product MAENDTVVTEFILMALQLSAGLQMGLFFVFLVLYFVTVGGNLGMIVLIQRDLRLQTPMYFFLRHLSFLDICYSSVIVPQLLETLGTRKMAITYERCATQFFFFTLCASTECFLLAVMAYDRYMAVCNPLFYATAMTPQTCLGLVAGAYAGAMVNAVIRTGCTFSISFCKSNHVDFFFCDLPPLLKLACSETKPRERLIYLLAFLVITTSISVILISYFFIIHAILKIRTAGGKAKTFSTCVSHMTAVALFFGTLMFIYLKGNMGTSLGEDKIVSVFYTVVIPMLNPMIYSLRNKEVKEALKKTLNRIKVSQVQ is encoded by the coding sequence ATGGCAGAGAATGACACTGTGGTGACAGAATTCATTCTAATGGCATTACAGCTGTCGGCAGGGCTGCAAATGGGTCTCTTCTTTGTGTTTCTGGTCCTATATTTCGTCACCGTGGGGGGCAACCTGGGCATGATAGTGTTGATTCAGAGAGACCTTCGTCTCCAAactcccatgtacttcttcctccgCCACCTTTCCTTCCTGGACATTTGCTACTCTTCTGTCATTGTCCCTCAGTTGCTTGAGACCTTGGGTACCCGTAAGATGGCCATCACTTACGAACGCTGTGCCACCCAGTTCTTCTTCTTTACACTCTGTGCCAGCACCGAATGTTTCCTTTTGGctgtgatggcctatgaccgctatatGGCTGTGTGCAACCCCCTCTTCTATGCCACTGCCATGACACCACAGACCTGCCTAGGGCTGGTGGCTGGGGCATACGCTGGTGCCATGGTCAACGCTGTGATCCGCACTGGGTGCACCTTTTCAATCTCCTTCTGTAAGTCCAACCACGTGGACTTCTTTTTTTGTGACCTCCCACCCCTGCTGAAGCTTGCCTGTAGTGAGACCAAGCCACGGGAACGGCTCATCTACCTCTTAGCTTTCTTGGTCATTACGACCAGCATTTCAGTGATTCTTATATCCTACTTTTTTATCATTCATGCTATTCTGAAGATTCGTACAGCAGGTGGCAAAGCCAAGACTTTCTCCACCTGTGTTTCTCACATGACTGCAGTGGCTCTTTTCTTTGGGACGCTCATGTTCATATACCTGAAAGGTAACATGGGCACATCGCTTGGGGAGGATAAGATTGTGTCAGTATTTTACACGGTGGTCATCCCTATGCTGAACCCAATGATCTACAGCTTGAGAAACAAGGAAGTGAAGGAGGCTCTGAAGAAAACTCTCAACAGGATAAAGGTTTCCCAAGTACAGTAA